One segment of Bradyrhizobium sp. CB2312 DNA contains the following:
- a CDS encoding HAD family phosphatase: protein MFGRFESVAVTEAIKLVLFDMDNVLCDYDRAKRVACLAKLAGTTSAFIHEAIWESGFEALGDSGTLDAAAYLRGFGERMGYPLSLEEWVEARRRSMQANSAMLEIVRRLRETVDIAVLTNNTTLVADHVDTLLPDLRPLFGSRIYASAQFKTAKPDPRCYRRCLSELNVMPQSALFIDDLMANVAGAREAGLFAHHHTSIEAFRHALSEYGLHHG from the coding sequence ATGTTCGGCCGATTTGAGAGTGTTGCCGTGACTGAGGCCATCAAGCTCGTCCTGTTCGACATGGACAACGTGCTCTGCGACTACGACAGGGCGAAGCGCGTCGCCTGCCTGGCAAAGCTGGCGGGGACGACCAGCGCGTTCATCCACGAGGCGATCTGGGAGAGCGGCTTCGAGGCGCTCGGCGATTCCGGCACGCTCGATGCTGCGGCTTATCTTCGAGGCTTCGGCGAACGCATGGGCTATCCGCTGTCGCTCGAGGAGTGGGTGGAGGCGCGGCGCCGTTCGATGCAGGCGAATTCCGCGATGCTGGAGATTGTCCGTCGCCTGCGCGAGACCGTCGACATTGCCGTCCTGACCAACAACACCACGCTGGTCGCCGACCATGTCGACACGCTGCTGCCGGACTTGCGTCCGCTGTTCGGCTCGAGAATCTATGCCTCGGCCCAGTTCAAGACGGCGAAGCCGGACCCGCGCTGCTATCGCCGCTGCCTGTCCGAGCTCAACGTGATGCCGCAGAGCGCGCTGTTCATTGACGATCTCATGGCCAATGTTGCCGGCGCTCGCGAGGCAGGCCTGTTCGCGCATCACCACACGTCGATCGAGGCGTTCAGGCACGCCCTTTCGGAATATGGCCTGCATCATGGATGA
- a CDS encoding dodecin encodes MPTAEKDHVYKILELVGSSETSIEDAIKNAVSRAAKTVREMKWFEVVQTRGHIENNAVRHYQVTLRVGFTLEE; translated from the coding sequence ATGCCCACAGCCGAGAAGGATCACGTCTACAAGATCCTGGAACTGGTCGGATCGTCCGAGACCTCGATCGAGGATGCGATCAAGAATGCGGTCAGCCGCGCCGCCAAGACCGTGCGTGAGATGAAATGGTTCGAGGTGGTGCAGACGCGCGGCCACATCGAGAACAACGCTGTGCGCCATTATCAGGTAACGCTGCGCGTCGGCTTCACGCTGGAGGAATGA
- a CDS encoding glycoside hydrolase family 16 protein yields the protein MIDRWTRGALVAIGLCAVPAPGIAQDDLDVAPDSLTLQVTTDPSMIECRRLETVNPASLAFLPLRRTFNDDFDEHPLATGRWVPHYAGGAAWPEARYWGGDGSDFKRKTSANGEQQIYVDPRYAGRAATPLGLDPFKVKDGVLSIVARRTPPELKPVLFNNEYISGILTTQGTFAQKHGYFEIRAKLPVGHAVWPAFWMLADDGGWPPEVDVLEGRGERPGDLVMTTHWRIPSTQKIQSCGFDFAVGDASSAFHNYGVLWEEDRLIYFIDRRPVSDIKVPIGFDDPMCMIVNLAIGSKFFLGVGPVDAESPPSVTFEIDRVSVYQIDMAQARR from the coding sequence ATGATCGACCGTTGGACGAGGGGCGCTCTGGTTGCGATCGGTCTCTGCGCCGTGCCTGCGCCAGGCATCGCGCAGGACGATCTTGATGTCGCGCCGGACAGCCTGACGCTGCAAGTGACGACCGATCCTTCCATGATCGAGTGCCGGCGGCTGGAGACGGTGAATCCGGCCTCGCTCGCGTTCCTGCCGCTGCGCCGGACCTTCAACGACGATTTCGACGAGCATCCGCTCGCGACCGGGCGCTGGGTGCCGCATTACGCCGGCGGTGCGGCGTGGCCTGAGGCACGCTATTGGGGCGGCGACGGCTCCGACTTCAAGCGCAAGACCAGCGCCAATGGCGAGCAGCAGATCTATGTCGATCCGCGCTACGCGGGGCGCGCCGCAACGCCGCTCGGGCTCGATCCGTTCAAGGTCAAGGACGGCGTGCTGTCGATCGTCGCGCGCCGCACGCCGCCGGAATTGAAGCCGGTGCTGTTCAACAACGAGTACATCTCGGGGATCCTCACCACGCAAGGCACGTTCGCGCAGAAGCACGGTTATTTCGAGATCCGCGCCAAGCTGCCGGTTGGCCATGCGGTGTGGCCGGCGTTCTGGATGCTGGCGGACGACGGCGGCTGGCCGCCGGAGGTCGACGTGCTGGAAGGCCGCGGCGAGCGGCCGGGCGATCTCGTCATGACCACGCATTGGCGGATCCCCTCGACCCAGAAGATCCAGTCCTGCGGCTTCGATTTCGCGGTCGGCGATGCCTCCAGCGCGTTTCATAATTACGGCGTGCTGTGGGAGGAAGACCGGCTGATCTATTTCATCGACCGTAGGCCGGTCTCCGACATCAAGGTGCCGATCGGCTTCGACGATCCCATGTGCATGATTGTCAATCTCGCGATCGGATCGAAATTCTTTCTCGGCGTCGGTCCCGTCGATGCGGAATCGCCCCCGAGCGTCACCTTCGAGATCGACCGGGTCTCGGTCTATCAGATCGACATGGCGCAGGCGCGGAGATAG